The DNA sequence GACTGGATCGACCTCGAGATCGCCGCCGCCGACATCCTGACGCGCGTTCTGCCGCCGGAAGAGGGGCCCGGCGCTGCGGCGCCGACGCTGGATCGCATCACGGCGTTCACCGAGACCAAGACCGTCTGGCACACCAAGAGCACGATCTGAAACCTCCTGCCGAAGAGGTAACGAAACGGTAACGGGGCATGTAGGGTGGGGGCACACGTCGACGGCGACGTGCGTCACCTCCAAGGACATGCCCGATGCCCGAAGAAGCACCGACGGACGACCGGATCCGGCCGCTCGCGATCGTATGCGTGCTTGCCACGCTGAGCCTGATCATCGCGTTCCTGGGGGCGACCCCCGCACGGGTGAGCGCGACCGAGATGCTCGGTCAGGCCCGCGCGGCGGGTGACTCGGCGTTCATCGCGAGTCACCGCGGCGGCGGTGCGACCGCTCCCGAGAACACGCTGCCCGCGATCTCCGCCGCGCTCGCCGGCGGGTTCGACTACGTGGAGATCGACGTCGCCCTCACCGCCGACCGCGTCCCCGTGCTCATGCACGATGGCACGGTGGACCGCACGACCGACGGGCACGGGCCGCTGTCCGCGCTCACGCTCGCAGAGGTCAAGACGCTGGATGCCGGGTCGTGGTTCGCGCCCGAATTCGCCGGCACGAGCGTACCCACCTTCACCGAAGTGCTCGACCTCCTCGACGAATCCGGGCACCGCGCGATCGTCGAATTGAAAGGCGAGTGGGATGCCGATGCCGTGGCGGGCGCCGTCGGCGAGATCACCGCGCGCGGACTCGAGCGTCGTGTCGCCGTCTCGAGCTTCGACGCGCGCACCCTCGCGATGACGGGTGCCGCGTCCGGCGTCGTGGCGCGCCTGTTCATCCTGCGGCACCTTCCCGATGACGTCGTGGCCGCGGCGCAGGAGGCGGGGGTGCGAGGTCTCGTCGTGGCCCGCCGCGCCGTCATCGATCGGCCGGAGATCGTCGAGGAGCTCCACGCCGCCGGCATCCGTGTCGTGGTCTACACCCTGAACGACGACACGCAGTGGGATGAGGTCACCGCGCTGGGGGTGGACGGTATCGTGACCGACGATCCCGCCACGCTGTCGCTGTGGCAGCAGGGCGTCGCGGGTCAGAGATAACCCGCGGTCGCACGGGCGGGACAGTGCACCCCGGAGGTCCCATGTCGTCCGCTCGTTCCCGCCGCGCCACCGCCGTGGTGATCGCCGCGCTCGCGCTCGGCCTCTCGCTCGCGGGCTGCAAGCCCGAGCCCGCCACGACATCCGCCCCCGCGCCGAGCGCATCCGCGTCGCCGTCCGCCTCGGCGAATTCGACGGGGTCGCCGTCGCCCACGGCCCAGGCGGATGCCGGCATCGAACTGCCCGCATCGTGCGAGCAGCTGTATTCGCCCGAGATGCTCGCGGCCCTGCAGGGTCGCGGTCCGCTGAACGATCCGGGCGTCACCATGACCTCGACTCAGAACGTCGCCGCGCTCGAGCTGCTCTCGTCCGGTGTCGCCACGATCCGCTGCTCGTGGGGCGTGCCCAGTGACTCCGGCATGGCCACGAACGTCACGATCCTGAGCGCCGAGCAGTCCTCGGCGCTGACCACCGCGCTCGCCGAAGCCGGTTTCGGCTGCGGCGACGAACTCGGCGGGACCGTGTGCCGCTCCGCGCAGAGCATGGTCAGTCAGGACGACCAGATCGCCGAGCTCACCGAGACCCACGTCTTCCGCGGCGACGTGTGGATCAGCAGCTACACGATCAACTTCGACGTGCCCGGCTACACCGAGGACGTCGTGGCGACGCTGTGGGGCTGATTCCCGCGGCATTCCGCTAGAGTGGATGCCGAGGATCTCGTCACCGACATGGTCGCAGCTCGCAGAAGCGAGTGCCCGTGACCCGGAGGGGCCGACATCCCGTCCCGTGTTCGTGACGGCTCGCGCCGCCCGCGGGAGCACGCCGACCTCACCGGTCCCGACCGGTCAACGCCGGACCTTTCCGGCACTCACGCTCAGGAGGAGCATGCCGACCACGGCATCTGCCGCGCAGAAGACGACGGGCTCGAGCTCGTCGCAGCGGCGCAGGAAGCCTTCATCGTCGCGCCGTGACGATGAAGCACCGATCATCCCGATCCTCGCCCGCAAAGTGCGCGAGATCGAGGCGAAGGCGCAGCGCGGAAAGCTCGGGCCGACCAATCGCGTCAAATTCCAGGTGATCGCCTTCCTCGTGCGCGAGGAGCGCGCACGGGTCAAGGCCGACACCACGCTGGCCGATGCGGCTCGCGCCGAGCTGCTCAAGAGGCTCGACGGTGTCGCGACGATCCTCGCCAAGACCGCCGCCCGCGACACCTCGCTCATTCAGCTGCTCGAGGTCGACCAGGCCGCGAGCCCGGTCGCGCGACGGATGCGACGCGACTGGCTGCTGGAATCCGGCGCCGAGCTCGCCCCCGACGAGCTCATCATCACCGACACCGCCCCGGCCACGGCGCCCGTCGTCTCGCCCGCCCTCGCGCAGCGTCAGGTGGTGCCGCCGGCGATCGAGTCCCGCCAGATGGCGAACCCTTTCCTTGCGCCCGATCTCACCGCCCGGGCGCCGCGCGCCACGCCGCGCCGTCGTCTGGACGGCTGGGAGCTCATGGGCCCGCTGTACAAGGCGTT is a window from the Microbacterium lacus genome containing:
- a CDS encoding glycerophosphodiester phosphodiesterase, yielding MPEEAPTDDRIRPLAIVCVLATLSLIIAFLGATPARVSATEMLGQARAAGDSAFIASHRGGGATAPENTLPAISAALAGGFDYVEIDVALTADRVPVLMHDGTVDRTTDGHGPLSALTLAEVKTLDAGSWFAPEFAGTSVPTFTEVLDLLDESGHRAIVELKGEWDADAVAGAVGEITARGLERRVAVSSFDARTLAMTGAASGVVARLFILRHLPDDVVAAAQEAGVRGLVVARRAVIDRPEIVEELHAAGIRVVVYTLNDDTQWDEVTALGVDGIVTDDPATLSLWQQGVAGQR